In Mytilus trossulus isolate FHL-02 chromosome 6, PNRI_Mtr1.1.1.hap1, whole genome shotgun sequence, a single window of DNA contains:
- the LOC134723087 gene encoding adhesive plaque matrix protein-like, which translates to MKYAPQYAPKPAYYPTYKPKTTYPSKYAPKPAYYPTYKPKTTYPSKYAPKTAYYPTYKPKTTYPSKYAPKPAYYPTYKPKTTYPSKYAPKPAYYPTYKPKTTYSSKYAPKPAYYPTYKPEVKYAPKPAYYPEYKPKMKYAPKKNILKLNHAKTSTAILKHSSEQTKLHASKDYAPSTYDDSYTSKYNPKGKYVNLHHVKTKTAVLNHASELTNLKASKSYNPSKNTYAPSYGHDDSYNPTYDTKGKYVKLHHVKTKTQVLKHASELTNLKASKSYNPSKNAYAPAYGHDDSYQPNYDPKGKYVKLNHLKTKTQVLNHASELTSLKASKSYNLPKNAYAPSYGHDDSYKPNYNKKGKYVNLHHVKTKTQVLNHASELTNLKASKSYNPSQNAYAPAYGHDDSYQPNYDTKGKYVKLNQLKTKTQVLNHASELTNLKASKSYNPSYKAYAPAYGHDDSYKPNYKKKGKYVNLHHVKTKTQVLNHASELTNLKASKSYAPSKKAYPPTYNAPKLYAPQYKAKYQPNTYNKYQ; encoded by the coding sequence ATGAAATATGCACCTCAGTATGCACCAAAACCAGCATACTATCCAACGTACAAACCCAAGACGACATACCCATCTAAGTATGCACCAAAACCAGCATACTATCCAACGTACAAACCTAAGACGACATACCCATCTAAGTACGCACCAAAAACAGCATATTATCCAACGTACAAACCTAAGACGACATACCCATCTAAGTATGCACCAAAACCAGCATATTATCCAACGTACAAACCTAAGACGACATACCCATCTAAGTACGCACCAAAACCAGCATATTATCCAACGTACAAACCTAAGACGACATACTCATCTAAGTACGCACCAAAACCAGCGTATTATCCAACGTACAAACCTGAGGTTAAATACGCACCAAAACCAGCGTATTATCCAGAGTACAAACCTAAGATGAAATATGCGCCTAAGAAAAACATCTTAAAACTCAATCATGCCAAAACTTCTACGGCAATTTTGAAACATTCGAGCGAACAGACCAAATTACACGCATCAAAAGATTATGCACCATCCACATATGATGACTCGTATACAAGTAAATATAACCCTAAGGGAAAGTATGTAAACTTGCACCATGTCAAAACAAAGACGGCAGTATTAAACCACGCAAGCGAACTAACAAATTTGAAAGCTTCAAAATCTTACAATCCCTCTAAGAATACATATGCACCTTCATATGGCCATGACGACTCATATAACCCTACTTATGACACAAAGggaaaatatgtaaaactgCACCATGTTAAAACAAAGACACAGGTATTGAAACATGCCAGCGAATTAACAAATTTGAAAGCTTCAAAATCTTACAATCCATCTAAGAACGCATATGCACCTGCATATGGCCATGATGACTCGTATCAACCTAATTATGACCCAAAAggaaaatatgtaaaactgAACCATCTTAAAACAAAGACACAGGTATTGAATCATGCCAGCGAACTAACTAGTTTAAAAGCATCGAAATCTTACAATCTACCTAAGAATGCATATGCACCTTCATACGGCCATGACGACTCATATAAACCTAACTACAATAAAAAGGGAAAATATGTAAACTTGCACCATGTTAAAACAAAGACACAAGTATTGAATCATGCCAGCGAATTAACAAATTTGAAAGCATCAAAATCTTACAATCCATCTCAAAACGCATATGCACCTGCATATGGCCATGACGACTCGTACCAACCTAACTATGACACAAAAggaaaatatgtaaaactgAACCAACTTAAAACAAAGACACAGGTATTGAATCATGCCAGCGAACTAACTAATTTGAAAGCATCGAAATCTTACAATCCATCTTATAAAGCATATGCACCTGCATACGGTCATGACGACTCATATAAACCTAACTATAAGAAAAAGGGAAAATATGTAAACTTGCACCATGTTAAAACAAAGACACAGGTATTGAATCATGCCAGTGAATTAACGAATTTGAAAGCATCAAAATCGTATGCACCATCAAAAAAGGCATATCCACCAACATATAACGCCCCAAAACTGTATGCACCACAATACAAAGCTAAATACCAACCAAACACTTACAACAAATACCAGTGA